A window from Dehalococcoidia bacterium encodes these proteins:
- a CDS encoding ribonuclease J, which yields MARQTLRVIPLGGLGEIGKNMMAFELADDIVVIDCGLQFPEQEMLGVDLVIPDISYLLERADKVRAILLTHGHEDHIGALPYVLRDLNVPVYCTRLTFGLVSVKLKEHRLLRESDLRVIEPGTMIELGGFTAEFFRVAHSIPDACGIVLHTPFGRVIHTGDFKLDHTPVMGQHTDLPRLSELGSEGVTLLCADSTYAEVPGYTPSEQVVGEALDNIMNQAAGRVIVATFASLISRIQQVIDAAIKHNRRVFIVGRSMVDNVNMALEQGYLEAPNGVLGRIEELGRLPAERVAIVTTGSQGEPTSALARMSQQEHRWVDIIPGDTVVLSASPIPGNEQYVYQVVDNLFKLGAHVLYNRVDNIHVRGHAAQEELKLILSLVRPKYLLPVHGEYRHLTLHARLGQAMGMRPEETFVLEDGDVLEIDMDGAQVAGRVPATAVYVDGLGVGDVDHVVLRDRRHLANDGMVVVVIAVDKQSGKVIDLPDVLSRGFVDADEAAWLMDKARELARQSLDGADHRAEWPAINARVKDTVAKFLYDETRRRPMVLPVAVEV from the coding sequence ATGGCCAGGCAGACACTCCGCGTCATTCCCCTCGGCGGGCTCGGCGAAATCGGCAAAAACATGATGGCGTTCGAACTGGCGGACGACATCGTAGTGATCGACTGCGGCCTGCAGTTTCCTGAACAGGAGATGCTCGGCGTCGATCTCGTGATTCCCGATATCAGCTACCTGCTCGAGCGCGCCGACAAGGTGCGGGCGATTCTGCTCACCCACGGCCACGAAGATCACATCGGCGCCCTGCCCTACGTGCTTCGCGACCTGAACGTGCCGGTCTACTGTACGCGGCTCACCTTCGGCCTCGTCTCCGTGAAGCTCAAGGAGCACCGCCTGCTGCGCGAGAGCGATCTGCGCGTGATCGAGCCGGGCACGATGATCGAGCTGGGCGGCTTCACGGCCGAGTTCTTCCGCGTGGCGCACAGCATTCCCGACGCCTGCGGCATCGTGCTGCACACGCCCTTTGGCCGCGTCATTCACACCGGCGACTTTAAGCTGGACCACACGCCGGTCATGGGCCAGCACACGGACCTGCCCCGTCTCTCCGAGCTGGGCAGCGAGGGTGTGACCCTGCTCTGCGCCGATTCGACCTACGCGGAGGTGCCGGGCTACACGCCCTCCGAGCAGGTGGTGGGCGAGGCGCTGGACAACATCATGAACCAGGCGGCGGGGCGGGTGATCGTGGCCACCTTCGCCAGCCTGATCTCGCGCATCCAGCAGGTAATCGACGCGGCGATCAAGCACAATCGCCGCGTCTTCATCGTCGGCCGCAGCATGGTCGACAACGTCAACATGGCGCTGGAGCAGGGCTATCTCGAGGCGCCGAACGGCGTGCTGGGGCGGATCGAGGAGCTGGGCCGGCTGCCGGCCGAGCGTGTGGCGATCGTAACCACCGGCAGCCAGGGCGAGCCGACGTCGGCGCTGGCCCGCATGTCGCAGCAGGAGCACCGCTGGGTGGACATTATCCCCGGCGATACGGTCGTGCTCTCCGCCTCCCCGATTCCCGGCAACGAGCAGTACGTTTACCAGGTGGTCGACAACCTCTTCAAGCTCGGCGCTCACGTGCTCTACAACCGCGTGGACAACATCCATGTGCGCGGCCACGCCGCGCAGGAGGAGTTGAAGCTGATCCTCAGCCTGGTGCGGCCGAAATACCTGCTGCCTGTCCACGGCGAGTATCGGCACCTGACGCTGCATGCCCGCCTCGGCCAGGCGATGGGTATGCGGCCCGAAGAGACCTTTGTGCTGGAAGACGGCGACGTGCTGGAGATCGACATGGACGGGGCGCAGGTGGCCGGCCGTGTGCCCGCCACGGCCGTCTACGTGGATGGCCTCGGTGTTGGCGACGTGGACCACGTGGTGCTGCGTGACCGCCGGCACCTGGCCAACGACGGTATGGTCGTTGTCGTCATTGCCGTGGATAAGCAAAGCGGCAAGGTGATCGATCTGCCGGACGTGCTCTCACGTGGCTTCGTCGATGCGGACGAAGCGGCCTGGCTGATGGACAAGGCGCGCGAGCTGGCGCGGCAGTCATTAGACGGCGCCGATCACCGCGCCGAATGGCCGGCGATCAACGCCCGCGTCAAAGACACGGTGGCCAAGTTCCTCTATGATGAAACGCGACGGCGGCCGATGGTGCTGCCGGTAGCGGTCGAGGTGTAG